From one Nitrospira sp. MA-1 genomic stretch:
- a CDS encoding PhoH family protein, protein MRKFKLREGVDLANLFGPHDLHLKMIEGELQVRMAARGDEITLHGQPESVLRAEHILRELADWTRTYYELKPDDISRAILATEEKPDTPLKPYTVSASALPTKKGTVNPKTPNQQAYLEAINQSDLVIAIGPAGTGKTYLAMAMALAALTHKQVSRIILARPAVEAGEHLGFLPGDLFAKVHPYLRPLYDALYNMMDIDRANRLLERGEIEIAPLAFMRGRTLDDAFVILDEAQNATTEQMKMFLTRLGLNSKAIVTGDITQIDLPDSQKSGLAQIADILLNIDGIQFVYFSEQDVVRHRLVKEIIKAYDRFEHQLPNNIPHNISSDHSTASPGNHSKSDTNGQRPTR, encoded by the coding sequence GTGCGAAAATTTAAACTACGAGAAGGGGTCGATTTAGCGAATCTTTTCGGCCCGCATGATCTGCACCTCAAAATGATCGAAGGGGAACTCCAGGTCCGAATGGCGGCCCGCGGGGATGAAATCACCCTTCATGGTCAACCGGAGTCAGTTCTGCGGGCCGAACATATTTTGCGGGAATTAGCCGATTGGACTCGAACCTATTACGAACTGAAACCTGACGATATTTCACGAGCCATACTGGCGACAGAAGAAAAACCGGACACTCCACTCAAACCCTATACTGTTTCGGCAAGCGCGCTTCCGACAAAAAAAGGAACCGTTAACCCGAAAACCCCCAATCAGCAAGCCTATCTCGAAGCCATTAATCAATCAGATCTCGTCATTGCCATTGGCCCGGCCGGCACCGGGAAAACCTATCTGGCCATGGCCATGGCGTTGGCAGCGCTCACGCATAAACAGGTCAGTCGGATCATCCTCGCACGGCCAGCCGTGGAAGCAGGGGAACATCTCGGCTTTCTCCCGGGAGACCTCTTTGCCAAAGTGCACCCCTATTTACGTCCCCTATACGATGCGTTGTACAACATGATGGACATTGATCGGGCCAATCGGCTCCTCGAACGTGGTGAAATTGAAATCGCTCCCCTGGCGTTCATGCGGGGACGAACGCTCGACGATGCCTTTGTCATCCTGGACGAAGCTCAAAACGCCACCACGGAACAAATGAAAATGTTTTTAACCAGACTCGGACTCAATTCCAAGGCCATTGTGACCGGTGATATCACCCAAATCGATCTTCCCGATTCACAGAAATCCGGGTTGGCGCAGATTGCCGATATTCTCCTCAATATTGACGGCATACAGTTTGTCTATTTTTCCGAACAGGATGTGGTCCGACATCGGTTGGTCAAAGAAATTATCAAAGCGTACGATCGGTTTGAACACCAACTGCCCAACAATATCCCGCACAACATCTCTTCCGACCATTCGACCGCATCGCCTGGAAATCATTCAAAATCCGACACCAATGGCCAGAGGCCCACGCGGTAA
- the mutM gene encoding bifunctional DNA-formamidopyrimidine glycosylase/DNA-(apurinic or apyrimidinic site) lyase — MPELPEVEVILNHLNRHVLGGTIERLTIHRSDIVRTGHAFIPWFQHSTITNITRRGKCLIFTCHRDNETRYLLSEQGMTGLWFFHPALASTPQHIHCRIEISGAPTSELHYWNPRRFGRLWLFAAPELEAFMQRRFGSDAMNIGAQPFIKLIQSCRGRLKPFLLDQHRLAGIGNIYANEILFRAGVHPQAHGYRLSVSTCQRLYDTMQTVLQEAILAGGSSIRDFRAPDGSQGHFQEAHQVYQKAGLPCSHGCSTLITRMQSERSSFFCSTCQKRR, encoded by the coding sequence ATGCCCGAGCTCCCTGAAGTCGAAGTCATCCTCAACCATCTGAACCGGCATGTCCTGGGTGGGACCATTGAAAGGCTCACCATTCACCGTTCGGATATTGTCCGCACCGGACATGCCTTCATTCCCTGGTTTCAGCACTCCACGATCACCAATATTACCCGGAGGGGTAAATGTCTCATCTTCACCTGCCATCGAGACAACGAAACCCGGTATCTGCTTTCGGAGCAGGGCATGACCGGACTCTGGTTTTTCCATCCAGCCTTGGCCTCAACTCCACAACATATCCATTGCCGCATCGAGATTTCCGGAGCTCCGACCAGTGAGTTGCATTACTGGAATCCTCGACGATTTGGCCGGCTCTGGCTGTTCGCCGCACCGGAATTGGAAGCTTTCATGCAACGCCGATTCGGCTCTGACGCCATGAATATCGGTGCCCAACCCTTCATTAAGCTCATTCAAAGCTGTCGAGGCAGACTGAAACCCTTTCTCCTCGATCAACATCGCCTCGCTGGAATTGGAAACATTTACGCCAATGAAATTTTATTTCGCGCCGGAGTGCACCCCCAGGCTCACGGCTATCGGCTGAGCGTCTCAACCTGTCAACGGCTCTATGACACCATGCAGACCGTATTACAGGAGGCCATTCTTGCCGGAGGCTCTTCCATCAGAGACTTTCGTGCTCCCGATGGATCACAAGGTCACTTCCAGGAAGCGCATCAGGTCTATCAGAAAGCAGGATTGCCATGTTCGCATGGGTGTTCAACTCTCATCACGCGCATGCAAAGTGAGCGCAGCTCATTTTTTTGTTCGACCTGCCAAAAGAGACGGTAA